A window of the Desulfobacula toluolica Tol2 genome harbors these coding sequences:
- the wtpA gene encoding tungstate ABC transporter substrate-binding protein WtpA, with the protein MKNQMFNLTSVFIWPVLCALILYPFSAQAAPTGKLTIFHAGSLTVPFAKIEKAFEAKYPGVDVQREAGGSTKMARLISEVGKTADIMASADYTVIDNNLIPKFADWNVRFATNQLVLCYTDQSRYSNQINDKNWYEILQKKDVVWGHSDQNIDPCGYRSIMVLQLAEKFYNIDGLYQKLIDNRPQKNIRPKSVELVNLLKTGNMDYAWEYMSVAIQHELKFVTLNDHINLGNYKYDDFYKQAQVKVTGKKPNTWITKKGKSCTYGITLIKDAPNPEAAKAFLSFLLSSEHGLKTLKEMGQPPFIPCRVPTQEMAAKLPSEIKSLVEVKN; encoded by the coding sequence ATGAAAAATCAAATGTTCAACCTGACATCTGTCTTTATCTGGCCTGTTTTATGCGCCTTAATCCTGTATCCATTTTCCGCACAAGCTGCACCAACCGGCAAGCTGACCATTTTTCATGCGGGAAGTTTAACCGTACCGTTTGCAAAGATTGAAAAAGCATTTGAAGCCAAATATCCCGGAGTTGACGTACAGCGTGAAGCCGGCGGCAGCACAAAAATGGCACGCCTTATTTCAGAAGTCGGCAAAACCGCCGACATCATGGCATCTGCAGATTACACAGTTATTGATAATAACCTGATCCCGAAATTTGCCGACTGGAATGTGCGGTTTGCCACAAACCAGCTGGTTCTGTGTTACACAGACCAAAGCAGGTATTCAAATCAGATCAATGATAAAAACTGGTATGAAATTTTACAAAAAAAAGATGTGGTCTGGGGCCATTCCGATCAGAATATTGATCCCTGCGGATACCGCAGTATTATGGTGTTGCAGCTGGCTGAAAAATTTTACAATATCGACGGACTTTATCAAAAACTCATTGACAATCGTCCCCAGAAAAACATCCGGCCCAAATCCGTTGAACTGGTCAATCTGCTGAAAACCGGGAACATGGATTATGCCTGGGAATACATGTCAGTGGCTATTCAGCATGAATTAAAATTTGTAACGCTTAACGATCACATCAACCTTGGCAATTACAAATATGACGACTTTTACAAACAGGCCCAGGTAAAAGTCACGGGTAAAAAACCCAACACATGGATTACAAAAAAAGGAAAATCCTGCACATACGGGATTACCCTTATTAAAGACGCTCCCAATCCTGAGGCGGCAAAAGCCTTCTTAAGCTTTCTTCTTTCTTCCGAGCATGGTTTAAAGACTTTAAAAGAGATGGGACAGCCTCCTTTTATTCCCTGCCGTGTGCCGACCCAGGAGATGGCGGCCAAACTTCCGTCTGAAATCAAATCCCTGGTTGAAGTAAAAAATTAG